The genomic DNA TCCTGGACTATCCGGTGTACGTGGTCACGGCCGCGTCCGACGGTGAGCGGGCGGGCTGCCTGGTCGGCTTCGCCGGGCAGACCTCGATCGACCCGGCCCGGTTCATGGTGTGGATATCCAAAGCGAACCACACCCACCGGGTCGCCCTGCGCTCCCCCGTCCTGGCGGTCCACCTGCTGCCCACGGACCGGCGGCTCGCCGAGCTGTTCGGCGCTCTGACCGGCGACGAGGTCGACAAATTCGCGGCCGTCCGCTGGGAGCCGGGCCCGCACGGCGTCCCGCTGCTCGACGACGTCCCGGCCCGCTTCACCGGACGGGTCCTCGACCGGGTCGACGGGGGCGACCACACCGGCTTCCTCCTCTCCCCCCTGTCCGCCCACGTCCCCGACCCCGCCGCCGCGTCGCTGACGCTGAAGGGGGCCTCCGACATCGAGGCGGGGCATCCGGCCTGACGCCGCCCCGCCGACCCGCCCGCCCCGCCGGCCGCCCGACGGGCGGCCGGGGGCTCGACCGGGCGGGTGCCGTCCGTCCCCGGGGCGCCTTCCGGGG from Kitasatospora terrestris includes the following:
- a CDS encoding flavin reductase family protein, which translates into the protein MDGFERFLGLLDYPVYVVTAASDGERAGCLVGFAGQTSIDPARFMVWISKANHTHRVALRSPVLAVHLLPTDRRLAELFGALTGDEVDKFAAVRWEPGPHGVPLLDDVPARFTGRVLDRVDGGDHTGFLLSPLSAHVPDPAAASLTLKGASDIEAGHPA